One genomic segment of Paenibacillus sp. FSL H8-0332 includes these proteins:
- a CDS encoding cytochrome d ubiquinol oxidase subunit II codes for MSYELIGISVLWLFLYGYLIVASIDFGAGFFAFYARLTKQDHLINRLISRYLSPVWEITNVFFVFFYIGLVGFFPDTAYYYGSALLVPGSIAVILIAIRGSFYAFENYGSKNNIVYLFLYGASGLLIPASLSVALTLSEGGFIFKQGETVSLDYWALFTNPLSWSIVGLAIVSVLFISASFLAFYASRAEDQPALKLMRTYALFWSTPTIVIALTAFIYLGQHNERHFQNMMDLWWLLALSVAFFMLAMWLLYSGRRYGLAFISIMLQFLCAFFAYGIGQYPYILDPFITLENSITSPAMGLALVIVFIGGMCLLIPSLILVFKLFLFDADYVKGKK; via the coding sequence ATGAGTTACGAACTGATTGGGATTTCAGTGCTCTGGCTGTTTTTATACGGATATTTAATAGTAGCCTCTATTGATTTTGGAGCCGGCTTCTTTGCCTTTTATGCCCGGCTGACCAAGCAGGATCATCTGATTAACCGATTGATCTCCCGCTACTTATCGCCTGTCTGGGAGATTACCAATGTCTTTTTCGTCTTTTTTTACATTGGACTTGTTGGATTCTTCCCGGATACCGCTTATTATTACGGCTCGGCGCTGCTAGTTCCGGGAAGCATTGCCGTTATACTCATCGCGATCCGCGGTTCGTTCTATGCGTTCGAGAATTACGGCTCCAAGAATAACATCGTATATCTGTTCCTGTACGGCGCTTCGGGCCTGCTGATTCCCGCATCCTTGTCAGTGGCGCTCACCCTGTCGGAAGGCGGCTTTATCTTTAAGCAGGGAGAGACCGTGTCTCTGGATTACTGGGCATTGTTCACCAACCCGTTATCCTGGAGCATTGTAGGCTTGGCGATTGTATCCGTACTGTTCATCAGCGCCTCCTTCTTGGCCTTCTATGCTTCCAGGGCTGAGGATCAGCCCGCGCTGAAGCTTATGCGCACCTATGCGCTGTTCTGGAGCACCCCGACCATTGTTATCGCACTGACGGCCTTTATTTATCTAGGACAGCACAATGAGCGGCATTTTCAAAATATGATGGATTTATGGTGGCTGCTTGCGCTGTCCGTTGCTTTCTTCATGCTTGCCATGTGGCTGCTGTACAGCGGACGCCGTTACGGCTTGGCGTTCATAAGCATCATGCTGCAATTTCTATGCGCCTTCTTCGCTTACGGAATCGGGCAGTATCCTTATATTCTGGACCCGTTCATTACGCTTGAGAACAGCATCACCTCACCGGCCATGGGCCTGGCGCTGGTTATCGTGTTCATCGGCGGCATGTGCTTGCTCATTCCTTCCCTGATTCTGGTGTTCAAGCTGTTCCTCTTTGACGCAGATTATGTGAAAGGAAAGAAGTAA
- the cydD gene encoding thiol reductant ABC exporter subunit CydD has protein sequence MDNKKSLIAEQMSGQRKRLVLLTLLSLMLGIAIVSQAGLLAEAVQRVFVEKASLSSVALLLALLLSVMAIRTLLLYANGRVGLSMAAEAKANMRSAVLQKLTHASMPSTLRGQTGGKVSVALDAVDEADSYFSHYMPRMAEAAIIPVLILVFTFILHANTGFILLFTAPFIPLFMILVGLQTKNKSEEKYAQLAEFSGTFLDSLQGLVTLKIFGQSRRQQQQIERSSLGYRDATMDILKVAFTNTFMLESIVMLSIGIVALELAIQLLVFKSMPFHTAFLVLLLVPEFFNLLKNTGTAFHSGRTSMGAVRKVEQMLAEIGGGTQPEEGQQSSAKLLRMPPSIALDDVHFHYAPDSFELKAGPVSIGPGEHIAIVGKSGSGKTTLLHLFAGLLKPVSGTVMVNGSPLTEWEEDSWFEQVSYITQHPYIFAGTFADNIAIGAGRTVSRDEIKQAAEEAGLSTLVAGLEQGLDTYVGEGGRGLSGGEKQRLALARAFLKRPALILFDEPTVGLDLQTEQILQSSITALARNATMITVAHRLYTIRQADHILFMDHGVLAAAGPHEELLEHVPQYAEMVDIQRKGGSA, from the coding sequence ATGGACAACAAAAAAAGCCTGATCGCTGAGCAAATGTCTGGGCAACGAAAACGGCTGGTTTTGCTGACCCTCCTGTCGCTCATGCTTGGCATTGCGATTGTAAGCCAGGCCGGGTTGTTGGCTGAAGCAGTCCAGCGGGTGTTCGTGGAGAAGGCTTCCTTATCTTCGGTTGCATTGCTGCTCGCTCTTCTGCTGTCAGTGATGGCTATCCGCACTTTGCTGTTATACGCAAACGGAAGGGTAGGCTTGTCTATGGCTGCCGAAGCAAAGGCAAATATGCGTTCAGCCGTGCTGCAGAAGCTTACCCATGCTTCCATGCCTTCAACGCTGCGGGGGCAGACGGGAGGAAAGGTCAGTGTGGCTCTTGATGCAGTGGACGAGGCTGACAGCTATTTCAGTCACTACATGCCGCGGATGGCCGAAGCAGCGATCATCCCGGTTCTGATTCTGGTGTTTACGTTTATCTTACATGCGAATACCGGCTTCATTCTGCTGTTTACGGCACCCTTCATCCCGCTGTTTATGATTCTGGTGGGACTGCAAACGAAGAACAAATCCGAAGAGAAATATGCACAGCTTGCAGAGTTCTCCGGTACGTTCCTGGATTCGCTTCAAGGGCTGGTGACGTTGAAAATATTTGGACAATCCCGCCGCCAGCAGCAGCAGATTGAGCGCAGCAGCCTGGGTTACCGTGACGCGACCATGGATATTTTGAAGGTTGCCTTTACGAATACTTTTATGCTGGAATCCATCGTCATGCTTAGCATCGGGATTGTTGCCCTTGAATTGGCTATTCAACTGCTCGTATTCAAATCGATGCCGTTCCACACGGCCTTTCTGGTTCTGCTGCTTGTTCCCGAGTTTTTTAACCTGCTCAAGAATACAGGCACTGCTTTTCACAGCGGGCGGACCAGTATGGGGGCGGTCCGTAAGGTGGAGCAAATGCTTGCGGAAATAGGCGGCGGCACACAGCCGGAAGAGGGCCAGCAGTCCTCAGCCAAGCTGCTCCGGATGCCGCCATCCATTGCGCTGGATGATGTACATTTCCATTATGCACCCGATTCATTTGAGCTTAAGGCCGGACCCGTCTCCATAGGACCGGGAGAGCATATTGCCATAGTCGGTAAAAGCGGCTCGGGCAAAACAACGTTGCTCCATCTCTTTGCCGGGCTTCTGAAGCCGGTATCAGGGACAGTGATGGTGAACGGAAGCCCGCTGACAGAGTGGGAGGAAGACTCATGGTTTGAGCAGGTCAGCTACATTACGCAGCACCCCTATATTTTTGCCGGCACATTCGCTGATAATATCGCCATCGGCGCCGGACGTACGGTCTCCAGGGATGAAATCAAGCAGGCCGCAGAGGAAGCGGGACTTTCAACGCTTGTTGCCGGGCTGGAGCAGGGTTTGGACACTTACGTCGGGGAAGGCGGCAGGGGACTGTCGGGAGGGGAAAAGCAGCGTCTTGCTTTAGCGCGGGCCTTTTTGAAACGTCCGGCTCTGATCCTGTTCGATGAGCCTACGGTGGGCCTCGACTTACAGACCGAACAAATCCTGCAAAGCTCCATAACCGCGCTGGCTCGAAATGCAACGATGATCACAGTCGCACACCGGTTATATACGATCCGGCAAGCGGATCACATTTTGTTTATGGACCATGGAGTATTGGCGGCGGCAGGACCTCACGAGGAGCTCCTTGAACATGTGCCTCAATATGCCGAGATGGTTGATATTCAGCGAAAAGGAGGGTCAGCATGA
- the cydC gene encoding thiol reductant ABC exporter subunit CydC, with the protein MNELAILSKAMIAERKDILLSILGGFIAGAAGVALFSASGYLISQTVFMPPLYTLIVLTALVKLLGLLRAASRYGERLYSHRATFSMLSRLRTGFFARLIPLTPGILNKNRSGDLLARIVGDVESLQNYFLRVAYPPVIVITVFLATMVFSASYSFWMACLFITGMLLTALVVPGIVLLGQRSIHGRVRKQRALLSTEVTEVLYGFRDLKVYGQLPQREQQLQAASAALTAEQQRAAGHLLRGQAMHTFVTFFISWGVLTLGAYLIMEGALAGVFLAMLVMASQTVFEEAAAMATLPAYKQDSEHAAKRLTETVMPAGDLPVQPGRTLAAGDAVSVELSGVTFQYIDEWRPALTEVSLQLPAGSRTAVVGPSGSGKSTLIDLLLKLRTPVSGDILLNGVSVQELDETGIWEASNVVLQQSHFFRGTVRDNLLLNGEEQSDEVLLEALAKAQLQDVALTDVVFEKGENLSDGEKQRLALARVMLRKGRLWLLDEPTSSLDYVTEERVLTHLYEQSAGDTLLLICHRLTGLEGMDRIIVMEQGRVIETGSYAELMEQKGYLYRMKQIELQMIGEL; encoded by the coding sequence ATGAACGAGCTGGCGATTTTGTCCAAGGCCATGATAGCAGAGCGTAAGGATATTCTGCTTTCGATTCTGGGAGGGTTTATTGCCGGCGCAGCCGGTGTGGCCCTCTTCTCCGCAAGCGGGTATCTGATTTCACAGACGGTCTTTATGCCGCCGCTCTACACCCTTATCGTACTTACCGCGCTGGTCAAGCTGCTGGGTCTGCTCCGGGCGGCAAGCCGTTACGGGGAACGCCTGTATTCGCACAGAGCAACCTTTTCCATGCTTAGCCGTTTGCGCACAGGCTTTTTTGCCCGGCTGATCCCGTTAACGCCCGGTATATTGAACAAGAACCGCAGTGGAGATCTGCTTGCGCGGATTGTCGGCGATGTAGAGAGCCTGCAGAATTATTTTTTGCGTGTCGCTTATCCGCCGGTTATCGTCATCACGGTGTTTCTGGCAACTATGGTGTTCAGTGCTTCTTATTCATTCTGGATGGCCTGCTTGTTTATAACAGGAATGCTGCTGACCGCATTGGTTGTACCGGGAATCGTATTGCTGGGCCAGCGGTCAATACACGGCCGCGTCCGTAAGCAGCGGGCGCTGCTGTCAACGGAGGTAACCGAGGTGTTGTATGGCTTCCGCGATCTGAAGGTGTACGGGCAATTGCCCCAGCGGGAACAGCAGCTCCAGGCGGCTTCGGCAGCACTGACAGCAGAGCAGCAGCGTGCAGCAGGCCATCTGCTGCGCGGACAGGCAATGCATACTTTTGTAACCTTCTTTATTTCGTGGGGTGTACTGACGTTAGGTGCCTATCTAATTATGGAAGGTGCGCTGGCCGGAGTATTTCTAGCTATGCTTGTCATGGCCTCACAGACGGTGTTCGAAGAAGCTGCGGCCATGGCTACTTTACCTGCATATAAGCAAGACAGCGAGCACGCGGCCAAAAGGCTGACTGAAACCGTAATGCCTGCCGGTGACTTACCTGTGCAGCCGGGCCGCACTCTGGCGGCAGGAGATGCTGTTTCGGTGGAGCTGTCCGGCGTTACGTTCCAATATATCGATGAGTGGCGGCCCGCGCTGACAGAGGTGTCGCTGCAGCTCCCGGCAGGCTCCAGAACGGCCGTGGTCGGACCGAGCGGGTCCGGCAAATCAACCCTGATCGATTTGCTGCTCAAGCTGCGCACACCTGTATCCGGTGACATACTTCTAAACGGTGTTTCGGTACAAGAGCTGGATGAGACAGGCATTTGGGAAGCCTCTAATGTCGTATTACAGCAAAGTCATTTTTTCCGTGGAACGGTCCGAGACAACCTGCTGCTGAATGGAGAAGAACAGTCTGACGAAGTATTATTAGAAGCTCTCGCGAAAGCCCAACTGCAGGATGTGGCATTAACCGATGTTGTATTCGAAAAAGGAGAGAACCTGTCCGACGGCGAGAAGCAGCGTTTGGCTCTGGCCCGGGTCATGCTCCGCAAAGGGCGGTTATGGCTGCTGGATGAACCGACATCTTCGCTGGATTATGTAACGGAAGAGCGCGTGTTAACCCATCTCTACGAACAGTCCGCCGGAGATACTTTACTGCTCATTTGCCACCGGCTTACCGGCCTGGAAGGTATGGACAGGATTATCGTCATGGAGCAAGGCAGGGTCATCGAAACAGGTTCATATGCGGAGCTAATGGAACAAAAGGGCTACTTGTACCGTATGAAGCAAATTGAGCTGCAAATGATTGGAGAGCTGTAG
- a CDS encoding type I polyketide synthase yields the protein MNKQTDKLVAIVGMGCRFPGSANNVEQFWDILKSGKDTITDIPEDRWSIEEYYHPNKQVKGKSHARRGGFIDKFDQFDAKFFGINAREADQIDPQQRQMLEIVWEALEDAGIKPGSLSGSRTGVFIGGFTLDYKILQFADAAQIGTHAAVGSMMTMLSNRISYIYNLMGPSLSIDTACSSSVVSVHEACKSLHNGECELALAGGMELIYAPEYFIAESKGGFLSVDGSCKTFDAAANGYVRGEGGGILVLKSLEKALEDGDYIYAVIRESLVNQDGKTNGITVPNGESQKMLLQDVYARAGIASDQVQYVELHGTGTALGDPIEVNAVGEFFGEHRTEDNRCIMASVKPNIGHLEAASGVASVIKAACILDRRQIVPHIGMKELNPELDLDKLRLRIPLTNESWPQDGKDAIVGVNSFGFGGTNAHVILQGITSDRKYDGTVNEELPQVLTISAKTEQSLKALAEQYTQFLNQTAESLPDICYSALTKREKLPKSLVLFGGNTQEIIQGLTDYQQDTLPQNVVVGNEGKDKRLVFIFTGMGPQWYAMGRELYHVNTVFRNTVEKCHAEFSRYLSWSLMDEFLINEEQSSMQFTEVSQPLNFTVQVALVEMWKSMGVVPDLIIGHSVGEVAGLYAAGVYSFEDAVRISYYRSMLQQRLTGKGGMLAVALNEAQATELIADNNDKVSIAAINSNTSLTLSGDMGCLTEISSKLEADGVFNKFLRVTVPYHSVFMNEIKSELLEALRDIHPQQTKIRTYTTGNGQLAEGPELDNEYWWLNVSGSVYFAKAMEQILEEGYTCFVEVGPHPVLANSVSELASEMDIEVLISPSLRRNDPEIPRMLRTLSELFCAGYEIDWSRIYRGTFKYVKLPHYQWEHERFWKESKEHMKRRLGQKEHPFIGYRKNSVVPVWEAEINDYIMPFVSDHCVNGSVLLAGAHFIEAAFQMLRDYSKLSIDEVYGLYHIHFKRALFLDENNAGHMSINYDSQHGVVKIGSLADGDVSRATENFRGEFVRKQTLRVNRTADLEALKHSAKEILNQAECYGLLEKMNFTYGPMFQGLKKVWINHNEVLAEICMLEELGIQDMDNILHPAILDAAFQSLLVNQFDELRDHGQVDIKLPDTVDSVVVYGNTFGPLRVRSIVKESNKEFIAGDIEIYDEQGNIVVMVDNFVARSVEKSPEDAVLSEKNLKEWFYAIDWKAQEIENDEQLITARNSYTNWVVLCDASGMGDRIAENLSGRGYNCKRFYADYQNSGNQDAGSVIVSNNQEDYIKLIQHMDQEQEYGIIHLWGLDITSHDQMDTDAIEASKQKAVNSIRHVMNTLNEHSVKYRTWAVTQGAVSVDGKESVDVLQGAAIGMCRVISHSECIGSWGASIDIDHHPASVELLINDLENYTREDQLAYRNGIRYVARLEHIYDLDGNIPVTMADNKIYLVTGAMGSLGQITVNWMYEKGARHFVLVGRTPFPGKKERKGMASSHKLYSQVQFINELERKGCTVEVAALDIADEAAVRELTHRLIHEETMPIGGVVHIAGVVKDKLMMQMEQHEFDEVYDTKVKGAWLLNKYLEEVELDFFIMYSSTGSVVTAVGQVNYAAANSFMDSLACYRRSKGKSALSLGWGPWGVGMVKEKNLIDHYKYQRGMNPIYAVNGMQALERVFGQQLCHAVIGEADWPLALNNYPGKPALYNHLAVQNEDTAGDMQETDLFSILAKASGMEEKCAVIMDFFAEIIAETIHAKKEAIVLDEPISSVGVDSIIAAEIRNKINKKCSINISIVDLLGGISIADLAGKHFNDINDLIIEDESEADLEALLNQLENLTEEEAALLLSK from the coding sequence ATGAATAAGCAGACAGACAAGCTAGTGGCGATTGTGGGGATGGGCTGCAGATTCCCAGGGAGCGCAAATAATGTAGAACAGTTCTGGGATATCTTGAAGTCAGGCAAGGATACAATTACAGATATTCCCGAGGATAGATGGAGTATTGAAGAATATTATCATCCTAACAAACAGGTAAAAGGAAAAAGCCACGCCAGGCGCGGAGGATTTATCGATAAGTTTGATCAATTTGATGCAAAGTTCTTTGGGATTAATGCCCGGGAGGCAGATCAGATCGATCCGCAACAGAGACAAATGCTGGAGATTGTCTGGGAGGCGTTAGAAGACGCAGGAATTAAGCCCGGAAGTCTGAGCGGTTCCCGCACCGGTGTATTTATCGGCGGATTTACTCTCGATTATAAAATCCTGCAATTTGCTGACGCTGCACAAATTGGAACCCATGCTGCAGTAGGAAGCATGATGACGATGTTATCGAATAGAATCTCGTACATATACAATTTAATGGGTCCCTCTCTATCCATAGACACAGCCTGCTCGTCCTCCGTGGTTTCTGTTCATGAGGCCTGCAAAAGTCTGCACAACGGTGAATGCGAGCTGGCCTTGGCAGGCGGCATGGAACTGATCTATGCCCCGGAGTATTTCATAGCTGAATCCAAAGGCGGATTCTTATCGGTGGACGGAAGCTGCAAGACCTTCGACGCTGCTGCGAACGGTTATGTCAGGGGAGAAGGGGGCGGAATCCTTGTCCTTAAAAGTCTGGAAAAAGCGCTCGAAGACGGCGACTATATATATGCCGTGATCAGAGAGAGCCTTGTGAACCAGGACGGAAAAACGAATGGCATTACGGTTCCTAACGGCGAATCCCAAAAGATGCTGCTGCAGGATGTATATGCAAGAGCAGGGATTGCCTCCGACCAAGTTCAGTATGTTGAATTGCATGGAACAGGAACAGCACTGGGTGATCCCATTGAAGTCAATGCGGTCGGTGAGTTCTTTGGAGAGCACAGAACCGAGGATAACAGATGCATCATGGCCTCGGTCAAACCTAACATTGGGCATTTGGAGGCAGCCTCCGGCGTAGCATCGGTAATCAAGGCGGCGTGCATTCTTGATCGCAGACAGATTGTACCGCATATCGGGATGAAAGAGCTTAATCCTGAGCTTGATCTGGACAAGCTGAGGCTAAGAATTCCTTTAACCAATGAGAGCTGGCCGCAGGATGGCAAAGACGCCATCGTCGGTGTCAATTCGTTCGGGTTTGGTGGAACCAATGCGCACGTGATTTTACAGGGAATAACGAGTGACAGAAAGTACGATGGAACAGTCAACGAAGAACTGCCTCAAGTATTAACCATCTCCGCAAAAACAGAGCAATCCTTAAAGGCTCTTGCCGAACAATACACTCAATTTTTGAATCAAACCGCCGAAAGCTTACCGGATATTTGTTATTCCGCACTTACCAAACGTGAGAAATTACCGAAATCCCTTGTGTTATTCGGAGGGAATACACAGGAGATCATTCAGGGTCTGACAGATTATCAGCAGGATACTTTACCGCAGAATGTGGTTGTGGGGAATGAGGGCAAAGACAAGAGACTGGTGTTTATTTTTACCGGCATGGGTCCTCAATGGTACGCGATGGGACGCGAGCTCTATCATGTGAATACGGTATTCCGCAATACGGTCGAGAAGTGCCACGCTGAGTTCTCCCGATACTTGTCCTGGTCATTGATGGATGAATTCCTGATTAATGAGGAACAATCCAGCATGCAGTTCACCGAAGTCTCCCAGCCGTTGAATTTTACGGTGCAGGTGGCCTTGGTTGAGATGTGGAAGAGCATGGGGGTCGTCCCGGATCTGATTATCGGACACAGTGTGGGTGAAGTGGCAGGATTGTATGCTGCCGGTGTCTACAGTTTTGAAGATGCGGTCCGTATTTCGTATTACCGCAGTATGCTCCAGCAGCGGCTGACGGGTAAAGGCGGGATGCTTGCGGTTGCTTTGAATGAAGCGCAGGCCACAGAGCTGATTGCTGACAATAACGACAAAGTATCCATTGCGGCAATCAACAGCAATACAAGCTTAACCCTGTCCGGAGATATGGGCTGCCTTACAGAGATCAGCAGCAAGCTTGAAGCTGACGGCGTGTTTAACAAGTTCTTAAGAGTAACGGTACCTTATCATAGCGTGTTTATGAACGAGATTAAGTCGGAGCTGCTGGAAGCCCTGCGCGATATTCATCCGCAACAAACCAAAATCAGAACGTATACCACCGGAAATGGCCAGCTGGCGGAAGGGCCGGAGCTGGATAATGAATACTGGTGGCTGAATGTATCCGGTTCCGTGTACTTTGCCAAGGCCATGGAACAGATTTTGGAGGAAGGCTATACCTGTTTTGTTGAGGTTGGCCCTCATCCGGTACTGGCGAATTCAGTAAGTGAGCTTGCGAGTGAGATGGATATAGAAGTCCTGATTTCGCCCTCCCTCCGCAGAAATGATCCGGAAATACCAAGAATGCTTAGAACCTTGTCTGAGCTATTCTGTGCAGGCTATGAAATTGACTGGTCCCGGATCTACAGAGGAACCTTTAAGTATGTGAAGCTGCCGCATTATCAATGGGAGCATGAGAGGTTCTGGAAAGAATCCAAAGAGCATATGAAGAGACGCCTTGGACAGAAAGAGCATCCTTTTATCGGATACCGCAAGAACAGCGTGGTTCCTGTATGGGAAGCGGAAATCAATGATTATATTATGCCGTTCGTCTCAGACCATTGTGTAAATGGCAGTGTACTGCTGGCCGGGGCCCATTTCATTGAAGCCGCGTTCCAAATGCTCCGTGATTACAGCAAATTAAGCATTGATGAGGTGTATGGTTTATATCATATCCACTTTAAAAGAGCGTTGTTCCTTGATGAGAACAATGCCGGCCACATGTCTATTAACTATGATTCGCAGCATGGTGTGGTGAAGATCGGAAGCCTGGCAGATGGCGATGTATCCAGAGCTACCGAGAATTTCCGCGGGGAATTTGTCAGAAAACAGACCTTGCGAGTCAACCGGACAGCCGATCTGGAGGCTCTTAAGCACAGTGCCAAGGAAATTCTGAATCAGGCGGAATGCTACGGGCTGCTGGAGAAAATGAATTTCACCTACGGCCCTATGTTCCAGGGGCTTAAGAAGGTATGGATTAATCATAATGAAGTGCTGGCTGAGATCTGCATGCTGGAGGAGTTAGGCATCCAGGACATGGATAATATCCTGCATCCGGCTATTCTTGATGCTGCCTTTCAGTCGCTGCTCGTTAATCAATTTGATGAGCTGAGAGATCACGGACAAGTTGATATTAAGCTGCCGGATACGGTGGATTCTGTAGTCGTATACGGTAACACATTCGGTCCATTGCGGGTCCGTTCTATAGTGAAGGAATCCAATAAGGAGTTCATTGCCGGGGATATTGAAATCTATGATGAGCAAGGAAACATTGTTGTCATGGTAGACAACTTTGTTGCCAGATCAGTAGAAAAAAGTCCGGAAGATGCCGTGCTTAGCGAGAAGAATCTGAAAGAATGGTTCTATGCCATAGACTGGAAGGCTCAGGAGATAGAGAACGATGAACAGCTGATCACGGCTCGTAATTCGTATACGAACTGGGTTGTGCTGTGTGATGCTTCCGGCATGGGTGACAGGATTGCCGAGAACTTAAGCGGCAGAGGCTATAACTGCAAACGGTTCTACGCGGATTATCAGAATTCCGGCAACCAGGATGCAGGCAGTGTTATTGTCAGCAATAATCAAGAGGATTATATCAAGCTGATTCAGCACATGGATCAAGAGCAGGAATACGGCATTATCCACCTGTGGGGTCTGGACATTACAAGTCATGATCAGATGGATACGGATGCTATTGAGGCTTCCAAGCAGAAGGCTGTCAACAGTATCCGCCATGTTATGAATACTTTGAATGAGCACTCCGTGAAATATCGTACTTGGGCAGTTACCCAAGGGGCCGTCAGTGTTGACGGCAAAGAGTCAGTTGATGTCCTGCAGGGAGCGGCTATCGGTATGTGCAGAGTAATCAGCCACTCCGAGTGCATTGGAAGCTGGGGAGCGAGTATAGATATCGATCATCACCCCGCCTCTGTCGAACTTTTGATCAATGATCTGGAGAACTATACACGTGAAGATCAACTGGCGTATAGAAACGGTATCCGTTATGTTGCCAGACTGGAGCATATCTACGATCTGGACGGGAACATCCCGGTAACTATGGCGGACAATAAGATTTATCTGGTCACGGGTGCAATGGGCTCACTCGGGCAAATCACTGTGAATTGGATGTACGAGAAGGGAGCCAGACATTTTGTATTGGTGGGCCGTACCCCGTTCCCTGGTAAAAAAGAAAGAAAAGGGATGGCTTCATCCCATAAGCTGTACAGCCAGGTGCAATTTATCAATGAGCTTGAACGGAAAGGCTGTACCGTTGAAGTAGCCGCGCTGGACATCGCGGATGAAGCAGCAGTCAGGGAGCTTACGCATAGATTGATTCACGAAGAAACCATGCCGATCGGCGGTGTGGTCCATATTGCCGGTGTAGTCAAAGACAAATTAATGATGCAAATGGAGCAACATGAGTTCGATGAGGTCTATGACACCAAAGTTAAAGGCGCATGGTTATTGAATAAATATCTTGAAGAAGTTGAACTGGACTTTTTCATCATGTACTCTTCCACAGGATCGGTCGTTACGGCGGTTGGACAAGTGAATTATGCCGCAGCGAATTCCTTTATGGATTCACTGGCCTGCTACCGCCGCAGTAAAGGCAAATCCGCCTTGAGTCTGGGCTGGGGACCATGGGGTGTAGGGATGGTTAAAGAAAAGAATTTGATTGATCATTATAAATATCAAAGAGGCATGAACCCGATCTACGCGGTCAATGGCATGCAGGCGCTGGAAAGAGTGTTCGGACAACAGCTATGCCATGCGGTAATCGGTGAAGCGGACTGGCCGCTTGCGCTTAATAATTATCCGGGCAAGCCTGCATTGTACAATCACCTCGCCGTGCAAAACGAAGATACTGCTGGGGACATGCAGGAGACCGACTTGTTCAGCATTCTGGCCAAAGCCTCCGGCATGGAAGAAAAATGTGCGGTTATCATGGATTTCTTCGCTGAGATCATCGCTGAGACCATTCATGCCAAGAAGGAAGCAATTGTTCTTGATGAGCCGATCAGTTCGGTTGGAGTGGACTCCATTATAGCTGCAGAGATCAGAAATAAAATAAATAAGAAATGCAGTATTAACATTTCCATTGTTGACCTTCTGGGCGGAATCAGTATTGCTGACCTGGCCGGGAAGCACTTCAATGACATCAACGACCTGATTATTGAAGACGAATCCGAAGCAGACCTGGAGGCTTTATTGAACCAGTTAGAGAATCTGACAGAAGAAGAGGCTGCGCTTCTACTATCTAAATAA